One Pleurocapsa sp. PCC 7327 DNA segment encodes these proteins:
- a CDS encoding MBL fold metallo-hydrolase, with the protein MLFRQLYDQETSTYTYLIADPDTKEAILIDPVLEQVERDRKLLQELGLTLRYCLETHIHADHITGTDKLRQMTGCLGIVPEHAQASCADRHIKDGETLQLGAITIQAIATPGHTDSHMAYLVNSDRVLTGDALFIRGCGRTDFQSGDAGTLYDSVTQRLFALPDDTLVYPAHDYRGHTVSTIGEEKQWNPRFVGRTREGFIEFMGNLNLPDPKKMMEAVPANEMCGRLASLAT; encoded by the coding sequence ATGTTATTTCGACAGTTATACGACCAAGAAACCAGTACTTACACTTATTTAATCGCAGATCCCGATACTAAAGAAGCCATTCTCATCGATCCGGTGCTGGAGCAAGTGGAGCGCGATCGCAAACTTCTCCAAGAACTAGGACTAACCCTGCGCTACTGCCTGGAAACTCATATCCATGCGGATCATATTACAGGAACCGATAAATTACGTCAGATGACAGGATGTTTGGGAATCGTTCCCGAACATGCACAGGCTAGCTGTGCGGATCGTCATATTAAAGATGGGGAAACCCTGCAACTAGGAGCGATAACGATTCAAGCGATTGCAACCCCAGGACACACCGATAGCCACATGGCTTATTTAGTAAACAGCGATCGCGTGTTGACGGGAGATGCCTTGTTCATTCGCGGCTGCGGGCGCACGGATTTCCAGAGTGGCGATGCGGGTACGCTCTATGACTCGGTGACGCAACGATTGTTTGCATTGCCAGATGATACTTTAGTTTATCCGGCTCACGATTACCGAGGTCATACAGTATCCACAATCGGGGAGGAAAAGCAATGGAATCCCCGATTTGTAGGGCGCACTCGCGAAGGTTTTATCGAATTTATGGGCAACCTAAACTTGCCCGATCCTAAGAAAATGATGGAAGCCGTTCCTGCTAATGAGATGTGCGGTCGCTTGGCGAGCCTTGCTACTTAA
- a CDS encoding IS1 family transposase (programmed frameshift) yields MQCPECGSTALGKNGKQRGKQNYLCKACRRQFIETYDPPAGYGDEFKRDCLKLDVNGMGFRAIERVKGVHHTTVITWVKQIGELLPDAYEPEVTPEVGELDELETFVGTQKNKIWLWTAVDHFKAGILGWVLGAHSAETFRPLWAIVAAWKCYFYVTDGWKVYPGFIPDGNHIISKTYMTRVEGENTRLRHYLARLHRKTLCYSKSVAMLKHSLKLLLHYLKFGEVPVPQ; encoded by the exons ATGCAATGTCCTGAATGTGGCTCTACTGCGCTCGGTAAGAACGGTAAGCAAAGAGGTAAACAAAATTACCTTTGTAAAGCTTGTCGGCGGCAGTTCATTGAAACCTATGATCCCCCTGCAGGCTATGGTGATGAGTTTAAGCGGGACTGTCTCAAACTGGATGTCAACGGCATGGGATTTCGAGCCATTGAACGAGTCAAAGGCGTTCACCATACAACGGTGATTACTTGGGTCAAGCAAATTGGGGAATTGTTACCCGATGCTTACGAACCAGAAGTCACGCCGGAAGTGGGGGAATTGGATGAGTTGGAGACCTTTGTGGGCAC ACAAAAAAACAAGATTTGGCTGTGGACTGCCGTTGACCACTTTAAAGCGGGGATTTTAGGGTGGGTTTTAGGGGCTCATAGCGCGGAAACGTTCCGTCCCTTGTGGGCCATCGTGGCCGCTTGGAAGTGCTATTTCTATGTCACCGATGGTTGGAAGGTCTATCCTGGTTTCATTCCCGATGGCAACCACATTATCAGCAAGACTTACATGACGCGGGTGGAAGGCGAAAATACCCGATTACGTCACTACCTGGCTCGATTGCACCGCAAGACGTTGTGCTACTCGAAGTCCGTAGCAATGCTAAAGCACTCGCTCAAATTGTTACTGCACTACCTGAAATTTGGAGAGGTGCCTGTCCCTCAGTGA
- a CDS encoding sulfite exporter TauE/SafE family protein, whose translation MIGWIFGHILAAAIGISLGLIGGGGSILAVPTLVYVMGVPPKSAIAMSLAVVGTVSLLGAIPHWKLGNINLRTAATFGLSTMLGAYGGARLATLPFVTGTMQMVLFATMMLLAAVFMIRKRPQAEAPPPTTGPDLALYPKPVCKYCWLWLITEGLGVGALTGLVGVGGGFAIVPALVLLANIPMKQAIGTSLVVITLNSAAGFLGYLGHVALNWNLMASFAVAASLGIVAGAYLVRFVQARHLQKAFGYFLLAMAAFILWQNRTAFRPSRTSRSVPTTQSSASPAKRSDTNRSGIAE comes from the coding sequence GTGATTGGCTGGATTTTCGGTCATATTCTGGCAGCGGCAATTGGGATTAGCTTGGGCTTAATCGGTGGGGGCGGCTCGATTTTGGCAGTTCCTACCCTGGTATACGTGATGGGAGTACCTCCTAAATCAGCGATCGCGATGAGTTTGGCAGTTGTGGGAACGGTTAGCCTCTTAGGCGCAATTCCTCACTGGAAGCTGGGCAATATCAATTTACGGACGGCTGCTACCTTCGGGTTGTCTACCATGCTAGGAGCTTACGGCGGGGCGCGGCTAGCCACCCTGCCGTTCGTGACTGGCACCATGCAAATGGTGCTCTTTGCCACCATGATGTTGCTGGCAGCCGTTTTCATGATTCGTAAGCGTCCCCAAGCAGAAGCGCCTCCCCCAACAACAGGTCCCGATTTAGCCCTCTATCCCAAACCTGTTTGCAAATATTGCTGGCTGTGGCTGATTACCGAAGGGTTGGGCGTAGGAGCCTTAACTGGCTTGGTGGGCGTGGGGGGGGGATTTGCGATCGTGCCTGCATTGGTATTGCTAGCAAATATCCCGATGAAACAGGCGATCGGCACTTCTTTGGTCGTGATCACCCTCAATTCTGCGGCTGGATTTCTAGGCTATCTGGGACACGTCGCCCTAAATTGGAATTTGATGGCATCGTTTGCCGTGGCTGCTAGCTTGGGAATTGTCGCCGGAGCCTATCTAGTGCGGTTTGTCCAAGCTCGACACCTACAAAAAGCCTTTGGTTACTTTCTGTTGGCAATGGCTGCCTTTATCCTTTGGCAAAACCGAACCGCCTTTCGTCCGTCCCGGACTTCCCGCTCCGTGCCGACAACCCAGTCTTCTGCATCACCTGCTAAACGCTCGGATACAAACAGGTCGGGCATTGCTGAATAA
- a CDS encoding beta-lactamase hydrolase domain-containing protein — MENVKQINDQLAIAGQITPEQLQQAAQEGFKSVFNLRSPAEQGYWSEEGQQAEALGLHYANIPVPKAEELTEEITTQVLQQIDALPKPALIHCGVSLRAGAITLMYLATRQGLTPEQAFEKAGEIGFDCSAYPQMKAFFKSYVEKYSQAA; from the coding sequence ATGGAAAATGTCAAGCAGATTAACGACCAGCTCGCTATAGCCGGACAGATTACGCCAGAGCAGTTGCAACAAGCAGCCCAGGAAGGCTTCAAATCTGTCTTCAATTTGCGATCGCCTGCCGAACAGGGCTATTGGAGCGAAGAGGGACAACAAGCAGAAGCCTTGGGATTGCACTACGCTAACATTCCAGTACCCAAGGCAGAGGAATTGACGGAGGAAATAACAACTCAAGTACTCCAGCAAATTGACGCGCTGCCGAAACCCGCTTTAATTCACTGCGGCGTTTCCCTGCGGGCAGGTGCCATAACATTGATGTACCTGGCGACGCGGCAAGGGCTAACTCCAGAGCAAGCTTTTGAGAAAGCAGGCGAAATTGGCTTTGATTGCAGTGCTTATCCGCAAATGAAAGCGTTTTTCAAGTCTTATGTGGAAAAATACTCACAAGCGGCTTGA